The Opisthocomus hoazin isolate bOpiHoa1 chromosome W, bOpiHoa1.hap1, whole genome shotgun sequence genome includes a region encoding these proteins:
- the LOC142365501 gene encoding adenosine 5'-monophosphoramidase HINT2-like, whose translation DLVARAQGRSTTRRRSLRGLGQRLLPPPPGRIPPRPESTQTPRAPASTRSTRAAPLGGRGQAKTTDETANRDAGSAGGDLEAQWAPRRAWPSGGSAGATRGVVVADEIIGAPPLSSGRRFSANVICEDEECLVFCDLSPQAPMLFLDMPKEPIIRLSEAEGSGESLLGHLMSAGKKRAAHLGLTDGFRMVVDEGPEGGQPVCHVHLHILGGRQLGWPPG comes from the exons gacctcgttgcccgcgcacagggtcgcagcactacacggcgcagatccctccgcggactcggccaacgtcttctccctccgcccccgggtcggatccctccgcgccccgagagcacgcaaactccccgagccccggcaagcaccaggtcgacgagggcggccccgctaggggggcggggacaagcgaaaacgacagacgagacagccaatcgagacgcgggatcggccggcggcgatctggaggcccaatgggcgccgcggagggcctggccgagtggaggaagcgcgggggcgacaaggggcgttgtcgtggctgacgagattattggggcgccgccactgtcttcgggaaggcgcttctccgccaacgtcatctgcgaggacgaggag tgccttgtgttctgcgatctttcaccccaagctccgatgcttttcctagacatgcctaaggagccaattatcaggttatctgaagcagaaggttctggtgaatct cttcttgggcatttaatgtccgctgggaagaagcgtgctgctcacctgggcctgaccgatggattccggatggttgtggatgaagggcccgagggtgggcagcctgtctgtcacgtacatctacatattctgggtggccgtcagttgggctggccgcctggctaa